In one window of Buchnera aphidicola (Cavariella theobaldi) DNA:
- the recC gene encoding exodeoxyribonuclease V subunit gamma: protein MFIIYKSNQLHILFSKICQIIKKKPKNNIFQKEIFVYDNKILLQWLHIFIAEKQGISENFQFYYTDHFIWKLFQIFVTDKNTINIYKKSIMTWNIMKIIEKKNYSNHVNTNDHPIKKFKFSLIMADIFEQYLIYRPTWINIWEEYKDILKIEKNEEWQKIIWQNLHCLVKKKYPSQLHYANIFHIINSIQEKKNIINVPKRCFIMSSFSLTSTYIKILETLGKYINIYLLHVTSCKKNIFYYQVKKNKNILFNKKKHIQDDSLIMLWGKYEKIYSLYINSKTIKIINCFKITKAVKLLNIIQNDILITYKKKNKNHSIYDKKILYTNDDSISVNVCHDKKHEITILYKKILNIFKKNPSILPGDIIVVSNTIHEYIDFINSIFTSQKNKYKIPFFIGIKNSKRKNIILSTFITILNLPNTRCSNKEILELLEIPEIANKFNISEDEIEILYSWVQNINIRWGIDEKHQNHLLKIKNKKSTWLYGIKKLLLSYSINEKNSIWNNILSPLSINSSQSELIGKIAHFIFILNKWRVKLSQPKKFKSWYKLSQYLINDFFQNNILIQKTLDTIQNNWENMIHDGMLSEYKKKISINILKICFTNRINSILNKKKFLPGVINFCHPKSTHNIPFKVIYIIGANEEDIPRKQKILPFNLLHCHPYIGDKNIHIEDSYLFLQILSSAKKYFYISYARYSIQYNIARYPSILIQQLMDYISSHFCFIGDEKISNAENKKKIFNYFYQYHEYQYSYPIQNIRKKNNIIHLKNTFKKEILKINYKDLIDFWKNPILYFFKKKFKIQSIFKNKEILTNENFFLNKFNCLQFNTILLNKIIHNEDIETWLKQYELSGILPYKYFGKIFLTKQKNAMLKIANLVSQFRINTVETEINLKIKKYEIYGILSEVQDTGLLRWKPNIINYNDKISLWIEHLLYCVLGGSEDSRIISYKNHIWSLSALQSDIASEYLLRYIIGYQKGIYKPVFLLKSGIMWLNYIFDTFKNCITRDKIKKKKGYLILLKNWHGDNYFIGEKENLYIKSIIPELNPKNIQKIYATTQKWLLPILKNQKK from the coding sequence ATGTTTATTATCTATAAATCTAATCAACTTCATATTTTATTTTCTAAAATATGTCAAATTATCAAAAAAAAACCAAAAAATAATATTTTTCAAAAAGAAATTTTTGTTTATGATAATAAAATATTATTACAATGGTTACATATATTTATTGCAGAAAAACAAGGCATCTCGGAAAATTTTCAATTTTATTATACTGATCACTTTATTTGGAAATTATTTCAGATTTTTGTAACAGATAAAAATACGATAAACATATACAAAAAATCTATTATGACATGGAATATTATGAAGATAATAGAAAAAAAAAATTATTCAAATCATGTCAATACTAATGATCATCCAATAAAGAAATTTAAATTTTCACTTATTATGGCGGATATTTTCGAACAATACCTGATCTATCGTCCAACTTGGATTAACATATGGGAAGAATATAAAGATATATTAAAGATTGAAAAAAATGAAGAATGGCAAAAAATAATATGGCAAAACCTTCATTGTTTAGTAAAAAAAAAATATCCATCACAATTACATTATGCAAATATATTTCATATTATTAATTCTATTCAAGAAAAAAAAAATATCATAAATGTTCCAAAACGCTGCTTTATTATGTCGTCTTTTTCATTAACTTCAACATATATAAAAATATTAGAAACATTAGGTAAATATATTAATATTTATTTATTACATGTAACATCATGTAAAAAAAATATTTTTTATTACCAAGTAAAAAAAAATAAAAATATTCTGTTTAATAAAAAAAAACACATTCAAGATGATTCATTAATTATGTTATGGGGAAAATATGAAAAAATTTATTCTTTATATATTAATTCAAAAACTATAAAAATTATTAATTGTTTTAAAATAACAAAGGCAGTAAAACTATTAAATATCATTCAAAATGATATTTTAATTACATATAAAAAAAAAAATAAAAATCATAGCATATATGATAAAAAAATACTTTATACAAATGACGATTCAATATCTGTAAATGTATGCCATGATAAAAAACATGAAATAACAATTTTATATAAAAAAATATTAAATATTTTTAAAAAAAATCCTAGTATTTTACCTGGAGATATTATAGTTGTTTCAAATACAATACATGAATACATTGATTTTATTAATTCAATATTTACATCTCAAAAAAACAAATATAAAATTCCATTTTTTATAGGTATAAAAAATTCTAAAAGAAAAAATATTATATTATCTACTTTTATAACCATACTCAACTTACCTAATACTCGCTGTAGTAATAAAGAAATATTAGAATTATTAGAAATTCCGGAAATAGCAAATAAATTTAATATTTCAGAAGACGAAATAGAAATATTATATAGCTGGGTACAAAATATAAATATTAGATGGGGTATTGATGAAAAACACCAAAATCATTTGTTAAAAATAAAAAATAAAAAAAGTACATGGTTATATGGAATTAAAAAATTATTATTAAGTTATTCTATTAATGAAAAAAACTCTATTTGGAATAATATTTTATCACCTTTATCTATTAACAGTAGTCAATCAGAACTAATTGGGAAAATTGCACACTTTATCTTCATTCTGAATAAATGGCGTGTTAAATTATCTCAACCTAAAAAATTCAAATCATGGTACAAATTATCTCAATATTTAATTAATGATTTTTTTCAGAATAATATTTTAATACAAAAAACTCTTGATACCATTCAGAACAATTGGGAAAACATGATACATGATGGAATGTTATCTGAATATAAAAAAAAAATTTCTATTAATATACTAAAAATTTGTTTCACCAACCGCATAAATTCTATTTTAAATAAAAAAAAATTTTTACCTGGTGTAATTAATTTTTGTCATCCTAAATCAACACATAATATTCCTTTTAAAGTTATATATATTATTGGTGCTAATGAAGAAGATATACCAAGAAAACAAAAAATATTACCATTCAATTTATTACATTGTCATCCATATATAGGAGATAAAAATATACATATAGAAGATTCTTACTTATTTCTTCAAATCTTATCTTCTGCTAAAAAATATTTTTATATAAGTTATGCAAGATATTCAATACAATATAACATTGCAAGATATCCATCAATATTAATTCAACAATTAATGGATTATATATCATCGCATTTTTGTTTTATAGGCGATGAGAAAATTAGTAACGCAGAAAACAAAAAAAAAATATTCAATTATTTTTATCAATATCACGAATATCAATACTCTTATCCAATTCAAAATATAAGAAAAAAAAATAACATTATTCATTTAAAAAATACATTTAAAAAAGAAATTTTAAAGATAAATTATAAAGATTTAATTGATTTTTGGAAAAACCCAATTTTATATTTTTTTAAAAAAAAATTCAAAATACAATCTATCTTTAAAAATAAAGAAATACTTACGAACGAAAATTTTTTTTTAAATAAATTCAATTGTTTGCAATTTAATACTATTTTATTAAATAAAATTATACATAATGAGGATATAGAAACATGGCTCAAACAGTATGAATTATCAGGTATTTTACCTTATAAATATTTTGGAAAAATATTTTTGACAAAACAAAAAAATGCTATGCTAAAAATAGCAAATCTTGTTTCTCAATTTAGAATAAATACAGTAGAAACAGAAATTAATTTAAAAATTAAAAAATACGAAATTTATGGAATTCTATCAGAGGTACAAGATACAGGTTTATTACGCTGGAAGCCAAATATTATCAATTATAATGACAAAATATCTTTATGGATAGAACATCTTCTTTATTGTGTCCTAGGAGGATCGGAAGATAGTAGAATAATTAGCTATAAAAATCATATTTGGTCTCTTTCTGCATTACAATCTGATATAGCATCTGAATATCTTCTAAGATATATTATAGGCTATCAAAAAGGAATATATAAACCAGTATTTTTATTAAAATCAGGAATAATGTGGTTAAATTATATATTTGATACTTTTAAAAACTGCATTACACGAGATAAAATTAAGAAAAAAAAAGGATACTTAATACTATTAAAAAACTGGCATGGAGATAACTATTTTATAGGCGAAAAAGAAAACTTATATATTAAAAGTATTATTCCGGAATTAAATCCAAAAAATATACAAAAAATTTATGCAACAACTCAAAAATGGTTATTGCCTATTCTAAAAAATCAAAAAAAATAA
- the recB gene encoding exodeoxyribonuclease V subunit beta — translation MKIIQEKKLNVFKISLIGVKLIEASAGTGKTLTIVLLYLRFLLGLGYKKNYVKPLLVRQILILTFTNAAKEELRTRIYKYLNDLYVSCIQKKSDNPVLKLFLKKISNMDEAIYLLKQAQNHLDQSAIYTIHEFCQKMLELNTFHFNSIFHKKIVEHEDDLYLQATEDFWRYYFYPLKNDIVKNILKEYSEPKVLFKKIKPLLKISLINIQHDFKKNDTLTIYYNKIIQKINNFKKKWLLYHSNILSIIQMLKINKRVYNQYNITRWVNIITLWANKKTDDFYIPNSLKYFTKISIEQYANNDIVKPYFFFEEIKYILNKNFSLKNIIIFYALRNIPKFLKKNKDQQSCLNFDDLLTLLLKNIKQNNFISEFIRNTYPAAFIDEFQDTNIQQYKIFDLVYKKNNSIALFFIGDPKQAIYSFRGADIFSYLYAKKHIKKQYYLDINWRSSVNMCNSINALFSHHKNPFLFKNIKFTPIIPSNQNIEMNFKIKGKVQTALHVFFQPKEEVSPEDYQIWIAKQCAYEINYWLICANIGDATISIHQKEKVLEKTDICILVRNTQEALLIQHELKNINIPSVYSSNKKNVFNTLDASALLIILKAILNPTNKILLYQLSITHIFSQIFFQNTDKKKYQIIQKLYSYYHIWEEKGIFCMIKKIVLDYQENTSFIELNKNYKKNINFLHLGELLEERFKHTIKITHLVRWFENEIFNRNNNSNFEKIKISHTLKNAIQITTIHKSKGLEYPITWIPFGVQFRPANIALFHRKKNKKIIFDLESKNESFKLADKERLSEDIRFLYVALTRSILHCSVGIASIIKKKSKKINYYSETHKTALGYIVQNGRKMHYKTLNTQLKKLSALNYIKLNSTIIKSKVSIIHKQNKNVIRSNPYNKKLHNIWSITSYTQLYQENLLYKYNFKKICTKKVFSSNPKKNTTLLNTYNFPRGKKTGILIHDILKEINFTKTIDYTWFYKKVEKYNIHKKWLLILYNWINNIIHTPFTENNIILSDLKKKNYIQELEFFLPIKKKISSKSLNNILPLVNSIDNISKPLFFNSFSGFIKGFIDLLFMWNKKYYILDYKSNWLGNNNSEYSQENIKKEIIKHRYDLQYHIYATAAHQYLKQKIKKYHYDTHFGGILYIFLRAIDNKNKKNGIFYILPKYHVIKKIISLF, via the coding sequence ATGAAAATAATACAAGAAAAAAAATTAAATGTATTCAAAATATCATTAATAGGTGTAAAACTTATTGAAGCATCAGCTGGAACTGGTAAAACACTTACCATAGTATTATTATACTTGCGATTCTTACTCGGCTTAGGGTATAAAAAAAATTATGTAAAACCATTATTAGTACGTCAAATACTCATTTTAACTTTTACTAATGCAGCCAAAGAAGAATTAAGAACACGTATTTATAAATATCTTAATGATCTGTATGTATCTTGTATACAAAAAAAAAGTGATAATCCTGTCTTAAAATTATTTTTAAAAAAAATTTCAAATATGGATGAAGCTATTTATTTATTAAAACAAGCGCAAAACCATCTTGATCAATCTGCTATTTATACTATACATGAATTTTGCCAAAAAATGTTAGAATTAAATACGTTTCATTTTAATTCTATTTTTCATAAAAAAATTGTTGAACATGAAGATGATTTATATCTTCAAGCAACTGAAGATTTTTGGAGATATTATTTTTATCCTTTAAAAAATGATATAGTTAAAAATATTTTAAAAGAATATTCTGAACCAAAAGTTCTTTTTAAAAAAATTAAACCATTATTAAAAATAAGTTTAATTAACATTCAACATGATTTTAAAAAAAATGATACATTAACCATTTATTACAATAAAATTATACAAAAAATAAATAATTTTAAAAAAAAATGGTTGCTATATCATAGTAATATATTATCCATTATACAAATGTTAAAGATTAATAAAAGAGTATATAATCAATATAATATTACACGATGGGTAAATATTATTACATTATGGGCTAATAAAAAAACAGATGATTTTTATATCCCTAATTCTTTAAAATATTTTACTAAAATAAGCATAGAACAATATGCTAACAATGATATTGTTAAACCATATTTTTTTTTTGAAGAAATAAAATATATTTTAAATAAAAATTTTTCTTTAAAAAATATTATTATTTTTTATGCCCTGCGTAATATACCTAAATTTTTAAAAAAAAATAAAGATCAACAATCATGCTTGAATTTTGATGATTTATTAACATTATTATTAAAAAATATAAAGCAAAATAATTTTATCAGTGAATTTATTAGAAATACATATCCAGCTGCTTTTATTGACGAATTTCAAGATACTAATATTCAACAATACAAGATATTTGATTTAGTTTATAAAAAAAATAATAGTATAGCATTATTCTTTATTGGAGATCCCAAACAAGCTATATATAGTTTTAGAGGCGCTGATATTTTTTCATATTTATATGCAAAAAAACATATAAAAAAACAATATTATCTTGATATTAACTGGCGCTCTTCAGTTAATATGTGTAATAGCATTAATGCTTTATTTTCTCATCATAAAAATCCATTTTTATTTAAAAATATAAAATTTACTCCTATTATACCATCAAATCAAAATATAGAGATGAATTTCAAAATCAAAGGAAAAGTACAAACTGCATTACATGTTTTTTTTCAACCTAAAGAAGAAGTATCTCCTGAAGATTATCAAATATGGATTGCCAAACAGTGTGCATATGAAATTAATTATTGGTTGATATGTGCTAATATAGGAGATGCCACTATCAGTATACATCAAAAAGAAAAAGTATTAGAAAAAACAGATATATGCATTCTTGTTAGAAATACACAAGAAGCACTTCTTATTCAACATGAACTAAAAAATATTAACATACCTTCAGTATATTCATCTAATAAAAAAAATGTATTCAATACGTTAGATGCTAGCGCATTATTGATTATACTAAAAGCAATTTTAAATCCGACGAATAAAATTTTGCTTTATCAATTAAGTATAACACATATTTTTTCACAAATATTCTTTCAGAATACTGATAAAAAAAAATATCAAATAATACAAAAACTATATTCTTATTATCATATATGGGAAGAAAAAGGAATTTTTTGTATGATTAAAAAAATAGTTTTAGATTATCAAGAAAATACTTCTTTTATTGAATTAAATAAAAATTATAAAAAAAACATTAATTTTTTACATTTAGGTGAACTATTAGAAGAAAGATTCAAACATACTATTAAAATAACACATTTAGTGCGCTGGTTTGAAAATGAAATATTTAATAGAAATAATAATTCAAATTTTGAAAAAATAAAAATATCACATACTCTAAAAAATGCAATACAAATAACAACAATACATAAATCTAAAGGATTAGAATACCCTATTACATGGATACCTTTTGGTGTTCAATTTCGTCCAGCGAATATCGCTTTGTTTCATAGAAAAAAAAATAAAAAAATAATTTTTGATTTAGAATCTAAAAATGAAAGTTTTAAACTAGCTGATAAAGAAAGATTATCAGAAGACATAAGATTTTTGTATGTAGCACTTACACGATCTATATTACATTGTAGTGTAGGTATAGCATCAATTATTAAAAAAAAATCAAAAAAAATAAATTATTATAGTGAGACACATAAAACTGCATTAGGATATATTGTTCAAAATGGACGTAAAATGCATTACAAAACATTAAATACTCAATTAAAAAAACTAAGTGCACTGAATTATATTAAATTAAATAGTACAATAATCAAATCAAAAGTATCTATAATACATAAACAAAATAAAAATGTAATACGATCTAATCCATATAACAAAAAATTACATAACATATGGAGTATTACTAGTTATACACAGTTGTACCAAGAAAATTTATTATATAAATATAATTTCAAGAAAATATGTACAAAAAAAGTGTTTTCTAGCAATCCGAAAAAAAATACTACACTATTAAATACCTATAATTTTCCAAGAGGAAAAAAAACAGGAATTTTAATACATGATATTCTTAAAGAAATAAATTTTACAAAAACAATAGATTATACTTGGTTTTACAAAAAAGTAGAAAAATATAACATACATAAAAAATGGCTATTAATATTATATAATTGGATAAATAATATTATTCATACACCGTTTACAGAAAACAACATTATCCTATCTGACTTAAAAAAAAAAAATTATATACAAGAATTAGAATTTTTTTTACCTATAAAAAAAAAAATATCCAGTAAATCATTAAATAATATTCTTCCACTTGTAAACTCTATAGATAACATTTCAAAACCATTATTTTTTAATTCTTTTAGTGGTTTTATAAAAGGTTTTATTGATTTATTATTTATGTGGAATAAAAAATATTATATATTAGATTATAAATCTAATTGGTTAGGAAACAATAATAGCGAATATTCTCAAGAAAATATAAAAAAAGAAATAATCAAACACAGATATGATTTACAATATCACATATATGCTACAGCCGCACACCAATATTTAAAACAAAAAATTAAAAAATATCATTATGACACCCATTTTGGTGGAATTTTATATATTTTTTTACGCGCTATAGATAATAAAAACAAAAAAAATGGCATTTTTTATATTTTGCCCAAGTATCATGTCATAAAAAAAATTATTTCTTTATTCTAA